A stretch of Lactuca sativa cultivar Salinas chromosome 6, Lsat_Salinas_v11, whole genome shotgun sequence DNA encodes these proteins:
- the LOC111903367 gene encoding uncharacterized protein LOC111903367, with amino-acid sequence MALYYFFLYTLFSLSLSFCGTSAVNYQAINDASDTPGGIRFTNEIGIPYTKQIMRSINNYVWTTIFEQSDPADRKHVSTMTVYIQEYKGAEAIAWGDNINVSSVYLQGYQGDVKWEYTSLLHHEITHVFQWDGEGQAPVGLVEGVADYTKLKANYAQVGFAEPGSGDTWDQGYDFTARFLEYCDGIVPGFVAKLNKMMRFSFDVKYFEDLTGKPVDQLWQEYKAHYGNVV; translated from the coding sequence ATGGCTCTCTATTACTTTTTCCTTTATACCCTCTTCTCCTTGTCATTGTCTTTTTGTGGAACATCCGCCGTGAACTACCAAGCAATTAACGATGCTTCAGATACTCCCGGCGGCATCCGTTTCACTAATGAAATCGGAATTCCATACACAAAGCAAATAATGAGAAGCATCAACAACTACGTATGGACCACCATCTTCGAACAAAGCGATCCTGCTGACCGAAAGCATGTGTCCACTATGACCGTTTACATCCAAGAGTACAAAGGAGCCGAAGCTATCGCTTGGGGTGATAATATTAATGTTAGTTCTGTTTATCTACAAGGGTATCAAGGGGACGTGAAATGGGAATACACGTCCCTTTTGCACCATGAAATTACCCACGTTTTTCAATGGGATGGTGAGGGTCAAGCTCCAGTAGGCTTGGTAGAAGGGGTGGCGGACTATACGAAATTAAAAGCGAATTATGCCCAAGTTGGTTTTGCAGAACCGGGATCTGGGGATACATGGGACCAGGGATATGATTTCACGGCCCGTTTTCTCGAATATTGTGATGGGATTGTCCCAGGGTTCGTCGCAAAGCTTAACAAGATGATGAGGTTTTCTTTTGACGTCAAGTATTTTGAAGACTTGACAGGAAAGCCCGTGGATCAGCTATGGCAGGAATACAAGGCTCACTATGGGAATGTAGTATGA